In a single window of the Micromonospora sp. WMMD1155 genome:
- a CDS encoding ferredoxin — MSAAWRIGVDARRCIGTSICAGTAPEHFRLVDGLSAPRAEVVAPDEVVIDAADSCPVEAITVRDADDDRLIAPQE, encoded by the coding sequence GTGAGTGCCGCCTGGCGGATCGGGGTGGACGCGCGCCGCTGCATCGGCACGAGCATCTGCGCCGGCACCGCGCCTGAGCACTTCCGTCTTGTCGACGGCCTGTCCGCGCCGCGGGCCGAGGTGGTCGCGCCGGACGAGGTCGTCATCGACGCCGCCGACTCGTGCCCGGTGGAGGCGATCACCGTCCGCGACGCCGACGACGACCGGCTGATCGCGCCGCAGGAGTAA
- a CDS encoding cytochrome P450, giving the protein MTEIAQTTESRAVPPARAYPFSVPDRLVVDPTYGELREHEPMTRVKLPYGEEAWLATRYEDVRAVLGDVRFGRAPAVQRDEPRLTARQQDSGMLTMDPPDHTRLRRLVAKAFTARRVEALRPRTQEIADALVDDMVRLGPPADLVEHVATPLPIQVICELLGVPYADRDRFHIWSEAIVSTTSLPTETIQEYLTNLWSYMGGLVAERRREPEIDDLLGALVRARDENQDRLSETELVELAGGLLAAGHETTVTQIPNFVYVLLHNPDQLARLRADPSLVPAAVEELLRYVPLGVGSSFARYAKEDVEVGGVLVRAGEPVLGSLSSANRDGTVFADPDRLDFDREQNPHLGFGHGVHHCVGAQLARMELQVAVATIVTRLPGLRLAVPEAELRWKRGMLVRGLLGMPVAW; this is encoded by the coding sequence ATGACGGAGATCGCGCAGACCACCGAGAGCCGAGCCGTTCCGCCCGCGCGGGCGTACCCGTTCAGTGTGCCCGACCGCCTCGTCGTCGATCCGACCTACGGCGAACTGCGCGAGCACGAGCCGATGACCCGGGTGAAGCTCCCCTACGGCGAGGAGGCGTGGCTCGCCACCCGCTACGAGGACGTCCGTGCCGTCCTCGGCGACGTGCGGTTCGGCCGCGCCCCGGCCGTCCAGCGCGACGAGCCCAGGCTCACCGCACGCCAGCAGGACAGCGGCATGCTGACCATGGACCCGCCCGATCACACCCGGCTGCGTCGGTTGGTGGCGAAGGCGTTCACGGCACGGCGGGTGGAGGCGCTGCGCCCCCGAACCCAGGAGATCGCCGACGCGCTGGTCGACGACATGGTCCGGCTCGGTCCACCGGCCGACCTGGTGGAGCACGTCGCCACGCCGCTGCCGATCCAGGTGATCTGCGAGCTGCTCGGGGTCCCGTACGCCGACCGCGACCGCTTCCACATCTGGTCCGAGGCGATCGTCTCGACCACCTCCCTGCCCACGGAGACGATCCAGGAGTACCTGACCAACCTCTGGAGCTACATGGGCGGCCTGGTCGCCGAGCGCCGCCGCGAGCCGGAGATCGACGACCTGCTCGGCGCGCTGGTGCGGGCCCGCGACGAGAATCAGGATCGGCTCAGCGAGACCGAGCTGGTGGAGCTGGCCGGGGGGCTGCTCGCGGCGGGCCACGAGACCACCGTCACCCAGATCCCCAACTTCGTCTACGTCCTGCTGCACAACCCGGACCAGCTCGCCCGGCTGCGGGCCGACCCGTCGCTGGTGCCCGCCGCGGTCGAGGAACTGCTGCGGTACGTTCCGCTCGGTGTCGGCTCCTCCTTCGCCCGGTACGCCAAGGAGGACGTCGAGGTCGGCGGGGTGCTGGTCCGCGCCGGTGAGCCGGTTCTCGGCTCACTGTCGTCGGCGAATCGGGACGGCACGGTCTTCGCTGACCCGGATCGGCTGGATTTCGACCGCGAGCAGAACCCGCACCTGGGCTTCGGGCACGGCGTACACCACTGCGTCGGCGCGCAGCTGGCCCGCATGGAGTTGCAGGTCGCCGTCGCCACCATCGTGACCCGCCTACCCGGATTGCGGCTCGCCGTGCCGGAAGCCGAGCTGCGGTGGAAGCGGGGCATGCTGGTGCGGGGCCTGCTCGGCATGCCGGTTGCCTGGTGA
- a CDS encoding SDR family oxidoreductase, with the protein MAEGTRVLEGKAAVVTGGSRGIGRAVVQRLARDGATVVFGWRSNAEAAAEVETSVAAAGGVAHGVRADLAEPGGVTALLARAETHLAGLDLLVNNAAAQHTPALLVDLPEEEYDRLMAVNARAVFLALRHAARHMRDGGRVVNLSTINTVMPGPGIAAYAASKGAVEQLSAVASRELAARGITVNTVSPGATDTDLLHATNSAQSVEIAARVTPLGRLGQPADVADVVSFLCGPDARWVTGQNIHAAGGLG; encoded by the coding sequence ATGGCCGAGGGCACGCGGGTTCTGGAGGGCAAGGCAGCCGTGGTCACCGGCGGCTCGCGGGGCATCGGCCGGGCGGTGGTGCAGCGGCTGGCCCGCGACGGCGCGACCGTCGTCTTCGGCTGGCGCAGCAACGCCGAGGCCGCCGCCGAGGTGGAGACATCGGTCGCGGCCGCCGGTGGCGTCGCCCACGGGGTACGCGCCGACCTCGCCGAGCCGGGCGGGGTGACCGCTCTCCTCGCGCGGGCCGAGACCCACCTGGCCGGCCTGGACCTGCTGGTCAACAACGCCGCGGCCCAGCACACGCCGGCGCTCCTGGTCGACCTGCCCGAGGAGGAGTACGACAGGCTGATGGCGGTCAACGCCCGCGCGGTGTTCCTGGCGCTGCGGCACGCCGCCCGGCACATGCGCGACGGCGGTCGCGTCGTCAACCTGTCCACGATCAACACGGTCATGCCGGGGCCGGGCATCGCCGCCTACGCGGCCAGCAAGGGCGCGGTGGAGCAACTGTCCGCCGTGGCCTCCCGGGAGCTGGCGGCGCGGGGCATCACCGTCAACACCGTGTCGCCGGGTGCCACCGACACCGACCTGCTGCACGCGACGAACAGCGCGCAGAGCGTGGAGATCGCCGCGCGGGTCACCCCGCTGGGTCGGCTCGGTCAGCCGGCCGACGTGGCCGACGTGGTCTCGTTCCTCTGCGGCCCGGACGCCCGCTGGGTCACCGGGCAGAACATCCACGCCGCCGGTGGGTTGGGCTGA
- a CDS encoding alpha/beta fold hydrolase yields MGYAPAGGLDVYYEEHGEGDPLLLLHGALATIETSFATVLPELAKSRRVLAVEQQGHGRTRAADRPLTLESMADDTAAVLDHLGTGPLDVLGYDLGAGVALHLAARRPDLVRRLVFVGHAFDRDGFHPGVLDGVARLTPAMLAGSPFERAYAAVAPDPSGFAALVERTTALETGMTDLTSDEVRALAAPTLVVVGDADLVTPEHAVRMFRLRGGGVPGDLVGLPPSQLAVLPGTSHAGLLARPDLLLGLVLPFLQAP; encoded by the coding sequence ATGGGTTATGCGCCGGCCGGGGGCCTCGACGTCTACTACGAGGAGCACGGCGAGGGTGACCCGCTCCTGCTGCTGCACGGCGCGCTGGCCACCATCGAGACGTCCTTCGCCACCGTGCTGCCCGAGCTGGCGAAGAGCCGCCGGGTGCTCGCCGTGGAACAGCAGGGGCACGGCCGCACCCGCGCCGCGGACCGCCCGCTGACGCTGGAGTCGATGGCCGACGACACCGCTGCCGTCCTCGACCACCTGGGGACGGGGCCGCTCGACGTGCTCGGCTACGACCTCGGCGCCGGCGTCGCGCTGCACCTCGCGGCGCGCCGACCCGACCTGGTCCGCAGGCTGGTCTTCGTGGGTCATGCCTTCGACCGCGACGGCTTCCACCCGGGCGTGCTCGACGGCGTCGCCCGGCTCACGCCGGCCATGCTGGCGGGGTCACCGTTCGAGCGGGCGTACGCCGCCGTCGCCCCCGACCCGTCGGGGTTCGCGGCGCTGGTCGAGCGGACCACCGCACTGGAGACCGGCATGACCGACCTGACCTCCGACGAGGTCCGCGCCCTGGCCGCGCCCACGCTCGTGGTGGTCGGCGACGCCGACCTGGTGACACCCGAACACGCGGTACGGATGTTCCGGCTGCGCGGCGGCGGCGTACCCGGTGATCTGGTGGGCCTGCCGCCGTCGCAGCTCGCGGTGCTGCCCGGCACCTCGCACGCCGGGCTGCTGGCGCGGCCCGACCTGCTGCTGGGGTTGGTGCTGCCGTTCCTGCAGGCACCTTGA
- a CDS encoding acyl carrier protein, which translates to MTDSIPTTTAPPADVAATIRAFLAEVVGDAPEPDEDIFARGTVTSLFALQLIAFVENTFGIEVEPEDLDFANFRTVDAVTAFVDGKRAATSRG; encoded by the coding sequence ATGACCGACAGCATCCCGACCACCACGGCCCCGCCGGCCGACGTGGCCGCCACGATACGGGCGTTCCTGGCCGAGGTGGTCGGCGATGCCCCGGAGCCGGACGAGGACATCTTCGCCCGCGGCACCGTCACGTCCCTGTTCGCGCTCCAGCTCATCGCCTTCGTGGAGAACACCTTCGGCATCGAGGTCGAGCCCGAGGACCTGGACTTCGCGAACTTCCGGACCGTCGACGCGGTCACCGCCTTCGTCGACGGCAAGCGTGCCGCCACGAGTCGCGGCTGA
- a CDS encoding acyl-CoA dehydrogenase family protein, with amino-acid sequence MDTDAAVVAEATDFADTVRSDAARWDREGALPASVVAAAGTAGLLARDLPHRYGGASASPAALGEATARIGAVCSSLRALLTVQGMVSAALARWGSVDQRERWLPALAAGARVAGFAATEEGAGTELSALTTSIEPVGDAVRVTGHKRWVTFGATADLLLVIGRLGGAPAAVLVEGDRPGLRREPVRGQLGLRAAQVAHLDLDGVRVPRSHLVAPAGFGLSHVAGTALDHGRYTVAWGCVGMARACQRAATGHAVDRTQGEVRLADHQLVRAVLGRGHVAVTAAEQLCKHAAQLRAARDPDAVAATVLAKYAASRAAAQVSRDAVQVHGAAGCDPDSLVGRFLRDATVMRIIEGSDEVSELHLADHAIRAHRRRSTAAPTPPAPVAVLS; translated from the coding sequence ATGGACACCGACGCCGCCGTCGTGGCCGAGGCCACCGACTTCGCCGACACGGTACGCTCCGATGCCGCCCGCTGGGACCGGGAGGGCGCGCTGCCCGCCTCCGTGGTGGCGGCGGCGGGCACGGCCGGACTGCTCGCCCGGGACCTGCCCCACCGTTACGGCGGCGCGAGTGCGTCGCCGGCCGCGCTGGGCGAGGCCACCGCCCGGATCGGTGCGGTGTGCTCCTCGCTGCGGGCGCTGCTCACCGTGCAGGGCATGGTCTCCGCCGCACTCGCCCGCTGGGGCTCGGTCGACCAGCGGGAGCGGTGGTTGCCGGCACTGGCCGCCGGTGCGCGGGTAGCCGGCTTCGCCGCCACCGAGGAGGGCGCCGGCACCGAGCTGTCCGCCTTGACCACCAGCATCGAGCCGGTCGGCGACGCGGTGCGGGTCACCGGGCACAAACGGTGGGTGACCTTCGGTGCCACCGCCGACCTGCTGCTCGTGATCGGACGCCTCGGTGGGGCACCGGCCGCGGTGCTGGTCGAGGGCGACCGGCCGGGCCTGCGCCGGGAGCCCGTGCGCGGCCAGCTCGGCCTCCGGGCGGCCCAGGTGGCCCACCTCGACCTGGACGGTGTCCGGGTCCCCCGCTCGCACCTCGTCGCACCCGCCGGGTTCGGGTTGTCCCATGTCGCCGGCACCGCGCTCGACCACGGCCGCTACACCGTGGCGTGGGGCTGCGTCGGGATGGCGCGGGCCTGCCAACGGGCCGCCACCGGGCACGCCGTGGACCGCACCCAGGGAGAGGTGCGCCTCGCCGACCACCAACTGGTCCGCGCCGTACTCGGCCGGGGACACGTCGCGGTCACCGCCGCCGAACAGCTCTGCAAGCACGCGGCGCAGCTGCGCGCCGCCCGCGACCCGGACGCCGTGGCCGCCACCGTCCTGGCGAAGTACGCCGCCTCCCGCGCCGCCGCACAGGTCAGCCGGGACGCCGTACAGGTGCACGGCGCAGCCGGTTGCGACCCGGACAGCCTGGTGGGCCGGTTCCTCCGCGACGCCACCGTCATGCGGATCATCGAGGGCTCCGACGAGGTCAGCGAGCTGCACCTCGCCGACCACGCCATCCGCGCCCACCGGCGCCGCAGCACCGCGGCGCCGACCCCACCGGCACCCGTGGCGGTGCTGTCGTGA
- a CDS encoding HAD-IIIC family phosphatase, which yields MNQTVKCLVWDLDDTLWGGVVLEGDAPAPFPAAVRTLHTLDERGILHAVASRGHHDTAAAHLDAVGLADMFCAVEVGWGDKSAAVRRIAGTLGIGPDTLAFVDNDPVERAEVAHTLPQVRCYDAVQVGELPTRAEFQPPFVTDESRRRRGMYQAEHRRAAAEKDWDQPDTDFLASLDLVLTLRSAGEDDLARAHELTVRTHQLNSTGITYGMAELRALCHDDGYQVTVAELSDRFGSYGTIGLAVTRLTDTESVLELLLMSCRVVSRGVGAVLLDHLVRTALAAGRRPVAELVPTPVNRIMLVTLRFGGFEIVRRDADRMLLAADPARLPPARPGHVHVDDRTGVPR from the coding sequence ATGAACCAGACGGTGAAGTGCCTGGTGTGGGACCTCGACGACACGCTGTGGGGCGGCGTCGTCCTGGAGGGCGACGCGCCGGCGCCGTTCCCGGCGGCGGTACGCACCCTGCACACCCTCGACGAGCGGGGCATCCTGCACGCCGTCGCCAGCCGCGGCCACCACGACACCGCCGCCGCCCACCTCGACGCGGTGGGACTGGCCGACATGTTCTGCGCCGTCGAGGTCGGCTGGGGCGACAAGTCGGCGGCGGTACGGCGGATCGCCGGAACCCTCGGCATCGGCCCGGACACCCTCGCGTTCGTCGACAACGACCCGGTGGAGCGGGCCGAGGTGGCCCACACCCTGCCGCAGGTGCGCTGCTACGACGCCGTGCAGGTCGGCGAGTTGCCCACCCGCGCCGAGTTCCAGCCGCCGTTCGTCACCGACGAGTCGCGGCGGCGCCGGGGGATGTACCAGGCCGAGCACCGACGCGCCGCCGCCGAGAAGGACTGGGACCAGCCGGACACCGACTTCCTGGCGAGCCTCGACCTGGTGCTGACCCTCCGCAGCGCCGGCGAGGACGACCTGGCCCGCGCCCACGAGCTGACCGTCCGCACCCACCAGCTCAACAGCACCGGCATCACGTACGGCATGGCCGAGTTGCGGGCGCTGTGCCACGACGACGGCTACCAGGTGACCGTCGCCGAACTGTCCGACCGCTTCGGCTCCTACGGCACGATCGGGTTGGCGGTCACCCGGCTCACCGACACCGAGTCGGTGCTGGAGCTGCTGCTGATGTCGTGTCGGGTGGTCTCCCGGGGCGTCGGGGCGGTGCTGCTCGACCACCTGGTGCGTACCGCGCTCGCCGCCGGCCGCCGCCCGGTCGCCGAGCTGGTGCCCACGCCGGTCAACCGGATCATGCTGGTGACGCTGCGCTTCGGCGGCTTCGAGATCGTCCGGCGGGACGCGGACCGGATGCTGCTCGCCGCCGACCCGGCCCGGCTGCCCCCGGCCCGGCCCGGCCACGTGCACGTCGACGACCGGACGGGCGTGCCCCGATGA
- a CDS encoding non-ribosomal peptide synthetase yields MTPLVVEILAHASETPETPAVVVGNEVLSYGALADAVDHLSMRLVAAGVLPGTVAAVHLEQSTATVVAMLAAARVGAAWSVVEPGQPAGRLAAVVRDTDCRVLVHAGSRPACADTLAHLDVRDLVAAPAVPLPPTLPLDLPAYVIHTSGSTGRPKGVVVGHAHLDAAIRCRGVLYGADPPTFLSALRLSFDGSLGATLWTLRRGGTVVLPDEERMADPGAVAALAATHATTHLICVPSYYRLLLDHAALLPPTLRHVSVGGERCDAALVRRHRRLLPETELVNEYGPTEAIISCTFQRVAPTHRHGEVPIGGPLPGATVHVLDAALREQPPGRVGELYVGGPFLAQGYAGQPSRTAERFVADPFAAAPGARLYRTGDLAACRADGALEFRGRADEQVKVRGHRVEPAEVAEVVTAHPAVRRAAVLLDPLVSEPVLVAYLVCDGPPPSPVVLRALCRESLPSAAVPARFVVVPAMPLTVNGKLDRDALARLGAAREEDRVDAPTDHDWTGLQRAVADIWAEVLGHRGCGLDDDFFDAGGTSLKVVDLHKRLDRRWSRAIRVGELFDVKTIAAQAAVIAERADPATADRSGPAPATALSFEV; encoded by the coding sequence ATGACGCCGTTGGTGGTGGAGATCCTCGCCCACGCGAGCGAGACCCCGGAGACGCCGGCGGTGGTCGTGGGGAACGAGGTGCTGAGCTACGGTGCGCTCGCCGACGCCGTCGATCACCTGTCGATGCGCCTGGTCGCCGCGGGGGTGCTGCCCGGCACCGTGGCGGCCGTCCACCTCGAACAGTCGACCGCCACCGTGGTCGCCATGCTGGCCGCCGCACGGGTGGGCGCCGCGTGGTCGGTGGTGGAGCCGGGGCAGCCGGCGGGGCGGTTGGCGGCGGTGGTGCGCGACACCGACTGCCGGGTGCTGGTGCACGCCGGCAGCCGCCCGGCCTGCGCGGACACCCTGGCCCACCTCGACGTCCGTGACCTGGTGGCCGCGCCGGCGGTGCCGCTGCCGCCGACGTTGCCGCTGGACCTGCCCGCGTACGTCATCCACACGTCCGGCTCGACCGGCCGGCCGAAGGGTGTGGTCGTCGGGCACGCCCACCTGGACGCGGCGATCCGCTGCCGCGGTGTGCTCTACGGCGCCGACCCGCCGACGTTCCTGTCCGCCCTGCGCCTGTCCTTCGACGGAAGCCTGGGCGCCACCCTGTGGACGCTGCGCCGGGGCGGCACTGTGGTGCTGCCCGACGAGGAGCGGATGGCCGACCCCGGTGCCGTCGCCGCGCTCGCCGCCACCCACGCCACGACCCACCTCATCTGTGTGCCGTCCTACTACCGGCTGCTCCTCGACCACGCCGCGCTGCTGCCGCCCACACTGCGGCACGTGAGCGTCGGCGGGGAACGGTGCGACGCCGCCCTCGTGCGTCGGCACCGCCGGCTGCTGCCGGAGACCGAACTGGTCAACGAGTACGGGCCGACCGAGGCGATCATCTCGTGCACCTTCCAACGGGTGGCACCGACGCACCGCCACGGCGAGGTGCCGATCGGCGGCCCGCTGCCCGGGGCGACGGTGCACGTCCTCGACGCCGCGCTGCGCGAGCAGCCGCCCGGTCGGGTCGGCGAGCTGTACGTCGGCGGCCCGTTCCTGGCGCAGGGCTACGCCGGGCAGCCGTCGCGCACCGCCGAGCGGTTCGTCGCCGACCCGTTCGCCGCCGCGCCGGGCGCCCGGCTCTACCGCACCGGGGACTTGGCCGCGTGCCGCGCCGACGGCGCCCTGGAGTTCCGGGGACGAGCCGACGAGCAGGTCAAGGTACGCGGGCACCGGGTCGAGCCGGCCGAGGTGGCCGAGGTGGTGACTGCCCACCCCGCGGTACGCCGGGCCGCCGTGCTGCTCGACCCGCTGGTGTCGGAGCCGGTGCTCGTCGCGTACCTGGTCTGCGACGGCCCGCCCCCGTCGCCGGTGGTGCTGCGGGCGCTGTGCCGTGAGTCGCTGCCGTCCGCCGCCGTGCCGGCGCGGTTCGTGGTGGTGCCCGCGATGCCGCTGACCGTCAACGGCAAGCTCGACCGGGACGCCCTGGCGCGGCTCGGCGCCGCACGCGAGGAGGACCGGGTGGACGCGCCGACCGACCACGACTGGACCGGGCTGCAACGCGCGGTGGCCGACATCTGGGCCGAAGTGCTGGGGCACCGGGGCTGCGGCCTGGACGACGACTTCTTCGACGCCGGCGGCACCTCACTCAAGGTGGTCGACCTGCACAAGCGCCTGGACCGCCGGTGGTCCCGGGCGATCCGGGTGGGTGAGCTGTTCGACGTCAAGACGATCGCGGCGCAGGCCGCGGTGATCGCCGAACGGGCGGACCCAGCCACCGCCGACCGCAGCGGACCGGCACCCGCCACCGCGCTCAGCTTCGAAGTGTGA